A genomic segment from Bubalus bubalis isolate 160015118507 breed Murrah chromosome 5, NDDB_SH_1, whole genome shotgun sequence encodes:
- the LOC102390826 gene encoding 60S ribosomal protein L21-like: MTHTKGKRKDTPYMFPRPFRKHGVVHLATYMQIYKKGDIVDIKGMGTVQKGMPHKWYHGKTGRVDNVTQHAVGIIVNTQVKGKILAKRTNVHMEHIKHSKSQDSFLKCVKENDQKKKEAKEKGTWVQLKRQPAPPREAHFVKTNGKEPELLELISYEFIA; the protein is encoded by the coding sequence ATGACCCAcacaaagggaaagaggaaggacacTCCCTACATGTTCCCTAGGCCTTTTAGAAAACATGGAGTTGTTCATTTGGCCACATACATGCAAATCTACAAGAAGGGTGATATTGTAGATATCAAGGGAATGGGTACTGTTCAAAAAGGAATGCCCCATAAATGGTACCATGGCAAAACTGGGAGAGTCGACAATGTCACCCAGCATGCTGTTGGCATCATTGTAAACACACAAGTTAAGGGCAAGATTCTTGCCAAAAGAACTAATGTGCATATGGAGCATATTAAGCACTCTAAGAGCCAAGATAGCTTCCTGAAATGtgtgaaggaaaatgatcagaaaaagaaggaagccaaAGAGAAAGGGACTTGGGTTCAGCTGAAGCGCCAGCCTGCTCCACCCAGAGAAGCACACTTCGTGAAGACCAATGGAAAGGAACCCGAACTGTTGGAGCTAATTTCCTATGAATTCATAGCCTGA